From Micromonospora rifamycinica, a single genomic window includes:
- a CDS encoding histidine decarboxylase, giving the protein MTPTPVSARRCGLAEAADLGRTPVDVTAVLDHLVAQADTAAPTSVGFPGAVDLDHREVMARLGHRLWNNIGDPTDVGGTAHTRVLEQAVIAWLADTLAMPADDRWGYVTTGGTEGNLSALHTARRRLPTARIYYSTAAHYSIPKIIDMLGARGVAVEAGVDGEMDYAHLAVRVRRHRRWPAIVVATAGTTMTEAVDDTTRIHTILNEHQVPGRHVHVDAALSGIPLALDGRLRLDDDSGVGSIAVSGHKFLGVPTPCGVVLIRDSLRRQAAPVAYTATLDSTITGSRCGLAAALLWHAIATHGREGHRWRVSEARRLATYTVDQLTAAGWPAWRHPHAFTVVLATPPPAVRAKWLLATDADISHLICMPGVTQGQIDAFVTDLTDTTTPAGDPDPGDPHLPRPIPRPRRAPAPAAGIGTP; this is encoded by the coding sequence ATGACCCCCACCCCGGTGTCTGCTCGTCGGTGTGGGCTGGCCGAGGCCGCGGATCTCGGCCGTACGCCGGTCGATGTCACTGCGGTCCTGGACCACCTGGTCGCGCAGGCGGACACGGCTGCGCCGACGAGCGTCGGTTTCCCCGGCGCGGTCGACCTCGACCACCGGGAGGTGATGGCCCGGCTCGGCCACCGGTTGTGGAACAACATCGGTGACCCGACCGATGTCGGCGGCACCGCCCACACCCGGGTCCTCGAACAAGCCGTGATCGCCTGGCTCGCCGACACCCTGGCCATGCCCGCCGACGACCGGTGGGGGTACGTCACCACCGGCGGCACCGAAGGCAACCTGTCCGCCCTACACACCGCCCGCCGCCGCCTGCCCACAGCCCGGATCTACTACTCGACCGCCGCCCACTACTCGATTCCGAAGATCATCGACATGCTCGGCGCCCGCGGGGTGGCCGTCGAGGCGGGTGTCGACGGGGAGATGGACTACGCGCATCTCGCCGTCCGGGTGCGCCGGCACCGGCGGTGGCCGGCGATCGTCGTGGCCACCGCCGGCACCACCATGACCGAAGCCGTCGACGACACCACCCGCATCCACACCATCCTCAACGAACACCAGGTGCCGGGCCGGCACGTGCACGTGGATGCCGCCCTGTCCGGGATTCCCCTGGCCCTCGACGGGCGGCTGCGTCTGGACGACGACAGCGGTGTTGGCAGCATCGCGGTGTCCGGGCACAAGTTCCTCGGGGTGCCGACGCCGTGCGGGGTGGTCCTCATCCGCGACAGCCTCCGCCGCCAGGCCGCCCCCGTCGCCTACACCGCGACGCTCGACTCCACCATCACCGGGTCGCGCTGCGGGCTGGCCGCCGCCCTGCTGTGGCACGCCATCGCCACGCATGGGCGGGAGGGGCACCGGTGGCGGGTCAGCGAAGCCCGCCGCCTCGCCACCTACACCGTCGACCAGTTGACCGCCGCCGGCTGGCCCGCCTGGCGACACCCCCACGCCTTCACCGTCGTCCTGGCCACCCCACCCCCCGCAGTACGGGCCAAATGGCTCCTCGCCACCGATGCGGACATCAGCCACCTCATCTGCATGCCCGGCGTCACCCAAGGCCAGATCGACGCCTTCGTCACCGACCTCACCGACACCACCACGCCGGCCGGCGATCCCGACCCAGGTGACCCCCACCTACCGAGGCCGATTCCCCGCCCCCGCCGAGCACCTGCACCCGCCGCCGGCATCGGTACGCCCTGA
- a CDS encoding CRISPR-associated helicase/endonuclease Cas3, translated as MSGVSSLRAHSPATGSGRWHSLADHLRGTAVLARRFAAPFGGGEVAYWLGALHDVGKASCAWQDKLAVVGSTGEAVGIDHKSLGTRVAQERGLGPFAGAIFGHHGGLVDTPGLPQALRKRLADGSGDVASAERELPVLLPDLPQELGSLVPADWRGDLLVGEMALRLCYSALVDADSLDTSAHFQGLAGPRVSADADFSHLYQRFEGRRRAEIAGRGGSPIAALREQIYADCLAAAEREPGVFRLGAPTGAGKTLASGAFALRHAEKHGLRRVIVAVPFLTITEQNAAVYRRLLDEEGGEPVVLEHHSQADFDDPDAGRWARLAAENWDAPFVVTTFVRLFESLYARKPSAMRRVHRLANSVIVLDEVQALPHAMLVPILDGLRLLVRHFGATVLLSSATQPSFWALEEFKDVPCTDLIHDTPRLVSELRRVRYEWQLDPQPTLADIADQAAAERSALVVVNTTADAKAVFERWNDAAQEGTVWHLSTRMCPDHRRRVLNEVRARLDEHERVLLVATQLIEAGVDVSFPVVFRAMAPADSLLQAAGRANREGRMAGGGRVVVFAPQDGGQPPSYKTLVGCTGRQFGPDKADPDDVAALGRYYRNVYDMLNLADGQHVGKRIQCARQRWEFETVADGPMDASTGRRDRKLAFRMIDDDAINVVTPQGAETPELRLELEEAIVDLRHAPVPDLAKLRRLQAYTTNLHPSALRQPGVMALLRPILGTEVRRGALVEWIGEYDPATGINLDPNMEQFVF; from the coding sequence ATGTCTGGTGTGAGTTCCCTGCGGGCGCATAGTCCTGCTACCGGTTCTGGTCGGTGGCACTCGCTTGCAGATCATCTTCGTGGCACTGCGGTGTTGGCGCGACGGTTCGCTGCACCGTTTGGTGGGGGTGAGGTGGCGTACTGGCTGGGTGCGCTGCATGACGTGGGGAAGGCGTCCTGTGCGTGGCAGGACAAGCTCGCTGTGGTCGGGTCCACTGGGGAAGCGGTGGGTATTGATCACAAGTCGTTGGGGACCAGGGTTGCGCAGGAGCGTGGTCTTGGGCCGTTTGCTGGGGCGATTTTCGGCCATCATGGTGGGCTTGTCGATACTCCGGGGCTTCCTCAGGCGTTGCGGAAGAGGCTGGCTGACGGGTCCGGGGACGTGGCGTCCGCTGAGCGCGAGTTGCCCGTGTTGCTACCCGATCTGCCGCAGGAGCTGGGTTCTCTGGTGCCGGCGGACTGGCGTGGTGATCTACTGGTGGGGGAGATGGCGCTACGCCTGTGTTACAGCGCGTTGGTGGATGCAGACAGTTTGGACACTTCCGCCCATTTTCAGGGGTTGGCCGGTCCTCGGGTGTCTGCGGATGCCGACTTCAGTCATCTTTACCAGAGATTCGAGGGTCGACGTCGGGCGGAGATCGCCGGACGTGGTGGCTCGCCGATCGCGGCCTTGCGGGAGCAGATCTACGCGGATTGTCTGGCGGCGGCTGAGCGCGAGCCGGGGGTGTTCCGCCTTGGTGCGCCGACCGGTGCCGGTAAGACGCTGGCGAGTGGGGCGTTCGCACTGCGGCATGCGGAGAAGCACGGGCTGCGCCGGGTGATTGTGGCGGTCCCGTTCCTCACCATCACCGAGCAGAACGCCGCCGTGTACCGCCGGCTGTTGGACGAAGAGGGTGGTGAGCCGGTTGTTCTGGAACACCACAGCCAGGCCGACTTCGATGATCCGGACGCTGGCCGGTGGGCACGGCTGGCGGCGGAGAACTGGGATGCGCCGTTCGTGGTCACGACCTTCGTCCGGCTTTTCGAGTCGCTGTACGCGCGTAAGCCGTCGGCGATGCGTCGGGTGCATCGCCTGGCCAACTCGGTGATCGTGTTGGACGAGGTGCAGGCGCTACCGCATGCCATGCTCGTGCCGATCCTCGATGGTCTTCGCCTGCTCGTGCGGCACTTCGGGGCGACCGTGCTGCTGTCCTCGGCGACGCAGCCGAGCTTCTGGGCGTTGGAGGAGTTCAAGGACGTCCCGTGCACCGATCTGATCCACGACACCCCGAGACTGGTCAGTGAGCTGCGCAGGGTGCGATACGAGTGGCAGCTCGACCCGCAGCCGACGCTGGCGGATATCGCCGACCAGGCGGCGGCAGAACGGTCGGCGTTGGTGGTGGTGAACACAACGGCGGACGCGAAGGCGGTGTTCGAGCGGTGGAACGACGCTGCTCAGGAAGGAACGGTCTGGCACCTGTCGACCCGGATGTGCCCGGATCATCGACGGCGGGTGCTGAATGAGGTGCGCGCGCGACTCGACGAGCACGAGCGGGTCCTGTTGGTAGCCACGCAACTCATCGAGGCTGGGGTGGACGTCAGTTTCCCGGTGGTGTTCCGGGCGATGGCACCGGCTGACTCCCTGTTGCAGGCGGCCGGGCGAGCCAACCGTGAGGGCCGGATGGCCGGCGGCGGTCGGGTGGTCGTCTTCGCACCGCAGGACGGCGGCCAACCACCCTCGTACAAGACGTTGGTCGGCTGTACCGGCCGTCAGTTCGGACCGGACAAGGCAGACCCGGACGACGTGGCGGCGCTGGGACGCTACTACCGCAACGTGTACGACATGCTCAACCTCGCCGACGGCCAGCACGTCGGGAAACGCATCCAGTGCGCCCGGCAACGATGGGAGTTCGAGACCGTGGCGGACGGGCCGATGGACGCGAGCACCGGGCGGCGGGATCGGAAGCTGGCGTTCAGGATGATCGACGACGACGCCATCAACGTGGTGACCCCACAGGGCGCAGAAACCCCCGAGCTGCGCCTTGAACTGGAGGAGGCCATCGTCGATCTACGTCACGCACCGGTTCCAGATCTGGCGAAGCTACGTCGTTTACAGGCCTACACGACGAACCTCCACCCCAGCGCTCTACGCCAACCCGGCGTCATGGCGCTACTGCGACCGATTCTCGGCACCGAGGTACGGCGAGGCGCGCTGGTCGAGTGGATCGGCGAGTACGACCCCGCCACGGGGATCAACCTCGACCCGAACATGGAGCAGTTCGTCTTCTGA
- a CDS encoding APC family permease, whose translation MTPTGLSIFGAAASAPMVVLAGGLVTTYATTRVTALPLTFVLVAAVVALLMVGYTALARQVGHPAAYYGILAHAVSRGWGVAAGVVALVAYTGIQTSLYGLFGATLAAQLGGTWWVWAGIAWVVVGALGVRAIVLSTWVLGGVLAVSLLVVGLFVVAGLGSPADGAVSWEGFHASGLAVGGIGGAVALCVAAFMGVDAPGSFVEEAVDRRSIGRATIMAVLVLGGVYAAAAWAMGVAVGPQTVATRAADPSAGLPFSILEPAGTAWVGVAGVVLVFAIVTSMLAFHNVIARYVFAMAREGVLPAGLARTASATRVRAPRGGSLTQSGVAALVVGAFAVSGADPVAVMFTWLSTLGALGLLCLLLAASVAALAAPPSVRGERAGVWQWKAAPALGVLGGSVVLVAMVGNVGSLLGAVPGSPYPLLLPVVLAATATAGGMWAAHLRRTRPDVYAGIGHGTPKTHAVPDALHISI comes from the coding sequence ATGACCCCGACCGGCTTGTCGATTTTCGGGGCGGCGGCGTCCGCGCCGATGGTGGTTCTCGCTGGTGGTCTGGTTACCACGTATGCCACGACCCGGGTGACCGCGTTGCCCCTCACCTTCGTCCTGGTCGCGGCCGTGGTGGCGCTGCTGATGGTCGGCTACACCGCGTTGGCCCGGCAGGTCGGCCATCCGGCGGCCTACTACGGCATCCTCGCCCACGCGGTCAGCCGCGGCTGGGGTGTGGCCGCCGGCGTGGTCGCGCTGGTCGCGTACACGGGGATCCAGACCAGTCTGTACGGCCTGTTCGGGGCGACCCTGGCCGCGCAGCTCGGTGGCACCTGGTGGGTGTGGGCGGGCATCGCCTGGGTGGTTGTCGGGGCGCTCGGGGTGCGGGCGATCGTGCTGTCGACCTGGGTTCTCGGTGGGGTTCTCGCGGTGTCGTTGCTGGTCGTGGGGCTGTTCGTCGTGGCGGGTCTCGGTTCCCCGGCCGATGGTGCCGTGTCGTGGGAGGGGTTTCACGCTTCCGGTCTGGCGGTCGGGGGGATCGGTGGGGCGGTGGCGTTGTGTGTGGCCGCGTTCATGGGTGTCGACGCGCCGGGTTCGTTCGTGGAGGAGGCGGTGGATCGCCGGTCGATCGGCCGCGCGACGATCATGGCGGTTCTTGTCCTGGGTGGCGTGTATGCGGCTGCGGCGTGGGCGATGGGTGTCGCTGTCGGCCCGCAGACCGTCGCGACCCGCGCTGCCGATCCGTCGGCCGGGCTGCCCTTCAGCATCCTTGAACCCGCCGGTACGGCGTGGGTGGGTGTCGCCGGTGTGGTGCTGGTGTTCGCGATCGTCACGTCGATGCTGGCGTTCCACAACGTGATCGCCCGGTATGTGTTCGCGATGGCCCGTGAGGGTGTCCTCCCGGCTGGTCTCGCCCGGACCGCGAGCGCGACTCGGGTCCGCGCGCCGCGTGGTGGCTCCCTCACCCAGTCCGGGGTGGCTGCTCTGGTCGTGGGGGCGTTCGCTGTCAGCGGGGCTGATCCGGTGGCGGTGATGTTCACCTGGCTGTCGACCCTCGGCGCGTTGGGTCTGCTCTGCCTGCTGCTCGCCGCTTCGGTCGCCGCGCTGGCCGCTCCACCGTCCGTGCGGGGTGAGCGGGCCGGGGTGTGGCAGTGGAAGGCCGCACCCGCGTTGGGGGTGCTCGGCGGGTCGGTGGTCCTCGTCGCGATGGTCGGCAACGTCGGTTCCCTGCTCGGGGCCGTACCCGGGTCGCCGTATCCGTTGCTGCTGCCGGTGGTCCTCGCCGCGACCGCCACCGCTGGCGGCATGTGGGCCGCGCACCTGCGCCGCACCCGACCTGACGTCTATGCCGGTATCGGTCACGGCACTCCGAAGACCCATGCCGTGCCTGACGCCCTTCACATTTCCATCTGA
- a CDS encoding class II histone deacetylase produces the protein MATGYVFHPEYLWHDTGTSAGVLPADPTAGVQPAVHIENPEAKRRTHELIHLSGLLAELLVVEPRRATMTELLRVHTPAHVQHIRAQSDLRGGGDAGDGFSPVGHGSYDIARLAAGGLLALVTAVADGDITTGYALTRPPGHHATADTGMGFCLFNNLAIAARHARTVHGLARIAIVDWDAHHGNGTQTIFYADPTVLTISLHQANCFPPDSGWTHENGTAQGAGHALNVPLPPGSGHAAYLQTMHQVVIPALDRFGPDLILLANGVDANVFDPMARQMLTTATYRQMTRLLVDAADRLCHGRLIAAHEGGYSPFYTPYCVLAVLEELTGTTTRITDPYATIVAAYTSEPLQPHQQDVIDAAADLVPRITAPATTPTP, from the coding sequence GTGGCCACCGGCTACGTCTTCCACCCCGAATACCTGTGGCACGACACCGGCACCAGCGCCGGCGTGCTCCCCGCCGACCCGACCGCCGGTGTGCAACCTGCCGTGCACATCGAGAACCCGGAGGCGAAACGCCGTACCCATGAACTGATCCACCTCTCCGGGCTCCTGGCCGAACTCCTCGTCGTCGAACCCCGACGGGCCACCATGACGGAACTGCTCCGGGTGCACACCCCCGCGCACGTGCAGCACATTCGCGCGCAGAGCGACCTGCGCGGGGGAGGCGACGCGGGGGACGGCTTCTCGCCGGTCGGGCACGGCAGCTACGACATCGCCCGTCTCGCCGCCGGTGGCCTGCTCGCTCTCGTCACCGCCGTCGCCGACGGTGACATCACCACCGGGTACGCCCTGACCCGCCCGCCCGGACACCACGCCACCGCCGACACCGGCATGGGCTTCTGCCTGTTCAACAACCTCGCCATCGCCGCCCGCCACGCCCGAACCGTCCACGGGCTGGCCCGTATCGCGATCGTCGACTGGGACGCCCACCACGGCAACGGCACCCAAACCATCTTCTACGCCGACCCCACCGTCCTGACCATCTCCCTGCACCAGGCCAACTGCTTCCCACCCGACTCCGGATGGACCCACGAAAACGGCACCGCCCAGGGTGCCGGACACGCCCTCAACGTGCCCCTACCTCCTGGTAGCGGCCACGCCGCCTACCTCCAGACCATGCACCAGGTCGTCATCCCCGCCCTCGACCGCTTCGGCCCCGACCTGATCCTGCTCGCCAACGGCGTCGACGCCAACGTCTTCGACCCCATGGCCCGACAGATGCTCACCACCGCCACCTACCGCCAGATGACCCGCCTGCTCGTCGACGCCGCCGACCGGCTCTGCCACGGCCGACTCATCGCCGCCCACGAAGGCGGCTACAGCCCCTTCTACACCCCCTACTGCGTCCTCGCCGTCCTCGAAGAACTCACCGGCACCACCACCCGCATCACCGACCCTTACGCCACGATCGTCGCCGCCTACACCAGCGAGCCTCTGCAACCCCACCAGCAGGACGTCATCGACGCCGCCGCCGACCTCGTACCCCGTATCACCGCGCCCGCCACCACGCCCACGCCCTGA
- the cas5c gene encoding type I-C CRISPR-associated protein Cas5c, giving the protein MVNGVTLRRSPEGDLPVVVQVSGEAALFSRPELKVERVSYPVMTPSAAVGVLESIFWKPEMRYRVVAIEVLKPVRQFSIRRNETSDVAPLAEALKGTRRVDTAAHRDQRNAVCLRDVAYRIHAHVEVAAHADKPVAAYRDQLRRRVRKGACFQQPYLGTREFSAEFGWPDDTPRADVNEEIGIMLHSIHRDGQSAQPRMEWFAARVVAGVLAVPERGIELTLPVEGPVG; this is encoded by the coding sequence GTGGTCAATGGGGTGACTCTGCGGCGTAGTCCGGAGGGTGATCTTCCGGTGGTGGTGCAGGTCAGTGGTGAGGCGGCGTTGTTTTCGCGGCCGGAGTTGAAGGTGGAGCGGGTCAGTTATCCGGTGATGACACCGTCTGCTGCGGTGGGGGTGCTCGAATCGATCTTCTGGAAGCCGGAGATGCGGTACCGGGTGGTGGCTATCGAGGTGCTCAAGCCGGTGCGGCAGTTCTCGATCCGGCGGAACGAGACCTCGGATGTCGCACCGTTGGCAGAGGCGCTCAAGGGCACCCGGCGGGTCGACACCGCGGCGCATCGGGATCAACGCAATGCGGTGTGTCTGCGGGATGTGGCGTACCGCATCCATGCTCACGTCGAGGTGGCGGCGCACGCGGACAAGCCGGTCGCGGCGTACCGGGATCAGCTGCGTCGGCGGGTCCGGAAAGGGGCCTGCTTCCAGCAGCCCTACCTGGGCACGCGCGAGTTCAGCGCGGAGTTCGGCTGGCCTGATGACACGCCGAGGGCGGATGTGAACGAGGAGATCGGCATCATGCTGCACTCCATCCACCGCGACGGGCAGTCTGCTCAGCCGCGGATGGAGTGGTTCGCCGCTCGGGTGGTGGCCGGGGTGTTGGCCGTGCCGGAGCGGGGGATCGAGTTGACGCTTCCGGTGGAAGGTCCGGTGGGCTAG
- a CDS encoding endonuclease/exonuclease/phosphatase family protein, whose amino-acid sequence MTVDLNLSLFNYEAGGLQPDGTYTFTPLAHAFLDGPHPDLLMLCEAKLWNTRGKRPLHTAMTHLADITGRPYVGELHTGALPTAVIYDPRVLRLDAAEEPEFPDKRNLTRFSLRADPTYRLHVYTEHWPYADPEQRLARARLLATTGTSPTPTLIAGDLNSTSSGPHLPTPDWTHIPTSTRDHKAHHHNGQWHADTRAIDRLIGTWNTPTNQRTNSAGYHHLAELDPHTPTPLPPTTNGPHGLHIDYILANDALLDTATVVPGTYTVHIPADDPTTWPSDHRRISCTLRIHPTHTTREQ is encoded by the coding sequence ATGACCGTGGACCTGAACCTGTCCCTGTTCAACTACGAAGCCGGCGGACTCCAACCCGACGGCACCTACACCTTCACCCCCCTCGCCCACGCCTTCCTCGACGGACCCCACCCCGACCTCCTCATGCTCTGCGAAGCGAAACTCTGGAACACCCGCGGCAAACGACCACTACACACCGCCATGACACACCTCGCCGACATCACCGGCCGCCCCTACGTCGGCGAACTCCACACCGGAGCACTCCCCACCGCCGTCATCTACGACCCCCGCGTCCTGCGCCTCGACGCCGCCGAAGAACCCGAATTCCCCGACAAACGCAACCTCACCCGCTTCAGCCTCCGCGCCGACCCCACCTACCGCCTCCACGTCTACACCGAACACTGGCCATACGCTGATCCGGAACAACGCCTCGCCCGCGCCCGGCTCCTCGCCACCACCGGCACCAGCCCCACCCCCACCCTCATCGCCGGAGACCTCAACTCCACCAGCTCCGGCCCCCACCTCCCCACACCCGACTGGACCCACATCCCCACCAGCACCCGCGACCACAAAGCCCACCACCACAACGGGCAGTGGCACGCCGACACCCGCGCCATCGACCGACTCATCGGCACCTGGAACACCCCCACCAACCAACGCACCAACAGCGCCGGATACCACCACCTCGCCGAACTCGACCCCCACACACCCACCCCACTACCACCCACCACCAACGGCCCCCACGGCCTCCACATCGACTACATCCTCGCCAACGATGCCCTCCTCGACACCGCCACCGTCGTACCCGGCACCTACACAGTCCACATCCCAGCCGACGACCCCACCACCTGGCCATCCGACCACCGCCGCATCAGCTGCACCCTCCGCATCCACCCCACCCACACCACCAGAGAACAGTGA
- a CDS encoding DEAD/DEAH box helicase, which yields MTVPDTAVRGRKTDGQQPDVPSYDRRPPLTIPLPPLRGYQREAVEAIVEGAAREGRGQVIAACGTGKTLIAAHAAVRCCPRGVVVIVCPSLALIGQTLRVWRPLGAHTAAVCSDASVAEVAGHSDPMTCPVLADTDEVTAWLHRAPPGRMRLLAVTNSSADRVGAALLAAGVTADLLIIDEAHRTAGHAGKAFARVHDDSRLPARVRVNMTATPRIITARDRPGQSSEALSMDDPAVFGPVWHRYPFGQAITDGWLDDFRIVVVGVGTHDALRVLQDTDDDRITAIGEAPLRTAVVQTALLRAATEFALRRVLVFTPRVADSREFARTLGQTAARLPAAQQPKGRLTTGHVDGQQNLRQRQIHLDHLAEPPDDGWTVISSARALTEGIDVPAVDAVVLTRPMRSTVQVVQTVGRALRRNPRGSGIATILVPLLLPDDPTRLPDADDEWMTALQVLWAMRAHDDTLAADLDTRHHHRTTSSRQPQLPERVLLRMPDGYLTDTLLRDVTIRILDHATTGRPPTPPTENWTAGLAAVRAYRHREGHLDVPRYHREGKIDIGTFIHNCRGRYRRGELTPHQILALEECGITWRVFDARWQRHLTAFTTYRHREGHLRIPRHHREGDINLGSIAHNLRNQRQRNLVPPDRIDALDALGFPWARTKNQQPHP from the coding sequence ATGACCGTTCCGGACACGGCCGTACGCGGCAGGAAGACGGACGGACAACAACCCGACGTCCCCTCCTACGACCGGAGGCCCCCGCTGACGATTCCGCTGCCGCCCCTGCGGGGGTATCAGCGGGAGGCGGTCGAGGCGATCGTTGAGGGTGCCGCCCGTGAGGGTAGGGGACAGGTGATCGCCGCCTGCGGGACCGGGAAGACGTTGATCGCTGCGCATGCGGCGGTGCGGTGCTGCCCACGAGGCGTGGTGGTGATCGTGTGTCCGTCGCTGGCGCTGATCGGTCAAACCCTGCGGGTGTGGCGGCCCCTCGGGGCGCACACGGCGGCGGTGTGCAGTGACGCCTCCGTCGCTGAGGTCGCCGGTCACTCCGATCCGATGACCTGCCCGGTGCTGGCCGACACCGACGAGGTCACCGCCTGGCTGCACCGTGCCCCGCCCGGGCGGATGCGGCTGCTCGCCGTCACCAACTCCTCTGCCGACCGTGTCGGTGCCGCGCTCCTGGCCGCCGGGGTGACCGCCGACCTGCTGATCATCGACGAGGCACACCGTACCGCCGGCCACGCGGGGAAGGCGTTCGCCCGTGTCCATGACGACTCCCGGCTGCCGGCGAGGGTGCGGGTGAACATGACCGCGACACCCCGCATCATCACCGCCCGCGACCGCCCGGGACAGTCGTCCGAGGCGCTGTCGATGGACGACCCGGCCGTGTTCGGACCCGTCTGGCACCGGTACCCGTTCGGCCAGGCCATCACCGACGGCTGGCTCGACGACTTCCGCATCGTCGTCGTCGGCGTCGGAACCCACGACGCCCTCCGCGTCCTCCAAGACACCGACGACGACCGGATCACCGCCATCGGCGAAGCCCCACTGCGCACCGCCGTCGTCCAGACCGCCCTGCTGCGCGCCGCCACCGAGTTCGCACTACGCCGGGTCCTCGTCTTCACCCCCCGCGTCGCCGACAGCCGAGAATTCGCCCGCACCCTGGGCCAGACAGCAGCCCGCCTCCCCGCCGCACAACAGCCGAAGGGCCGGCTCACCACCGGCCACGTCGACGGCCAGCAGAACCTACGCCAACGACAGATCCACCTCGACCACCTCGCCGAACCCCCCGACGACGGATGGACCGTCATCTCCTCCGCCCGCGCCCTCACCGAAGGCATCGACGTCCCCGCCGTCGACGCCGTCGTCCTCACCCGACCCATGCGCTCCACCGTCCAGGTCGTCCAAACCGTCGGACGCGCCCTCCGCCGCAACCCCCGAGGCAGCGGCATCGCCACCATCCTCGTCCCCCTCCTCCTGCCCGACGACCCCACCCGCCTACCTGACGCCGACGACGAATGGATGACCGCCCTGCAGGTCCTCTGGGCGATGCGCGCCCACGACGACACCCTCGCCGCCGACCTCGACACCCGCCACCACCACCGCACCACCAGCAGTCGGCAACCCCAACTGCCCGAACGTGTCCTGCTGCGCATGCCCGACGGCTACCTCACCGACACCCTCCTGCGCGACGTCACCATCCGCATCCTCGACCACGCCACCACCGGCCGACCACCCACCCCACCCACCGAAAACTGGACCGCAGGCCTCGCCGCCGTCCGCGCCTACCGCCACCGCGAAGGCCACCTCGACGTCCCCCGCTACCACCGCGAAGGCAAGATCGACATCGGTACTTTCATCCACAACTGCCGAGGCCGCTACCGCCGCGGCGAACTCACCCCCCACCAGATCCTCGCCCTCGAAGAATGCGGCATCACCTGGCGCGTCTTCGACGCCCGCTGGCAACGACACCTCACCGCATTCACCACCTACCGCCACCGCGAAGGACACCTACGCATACCCCGACACCACCGCGAAGGCGACATCAACCTCGGCAGCATCGCCCACAACCTGCGTAACCAACGCCAACGCAACCTCGTCCCACCCGACCGCATCGACGCCCTCGACGCCCTCGGCTTCCCCTGGGCACGCACGAAGAACCAACAACCACACCCGTGA